From the Thunnus albacares chromosome 24, fThuAlb1.1, whole genome shotgun sequence genome, one window contains:
- the LOC122976053 gene encoding protein NLRC3-like — MDQCEDREEGVPPSKSSLCGEHDSQTKAQRTRRQHRPDPPEPEPEPEPSCVSLKSDKSMHSPLAFKNQHSSQKERKLDKPEPSCVSFKSDESIHSPLLFKNQHSSQKKVDQESSEVPSGQSAQQHQTHLDSIFMLLEENIVTFVKNELKKMQKVLHSDYPESLESQREDEEVLDGEEEKQRRSSREAFLKITLHFLRRMKQEELADRLQSKTPVSIGQRELKSNLKEKFQCVFEGIGKAGNPTLLNQIYTELYITEGGTAEVNDEHEVRQIETSSRKPDKPETAIRKEDIFKASPGRDEPIRTVITKGMAGIGKTVLTQKFTLDWAEDKANQDIQFTFPFTFRELNVLKEKKYSLVELVHHFFTETKEAGICRFEEFQVVFIFDGLDECRLPLDFHNNEILTDVTESTSVDVLLTNLIRGKLLPSARLWITTRPAAANQIPPECVGMVTEVRGFTDPQKEEYFRKRYRNEEQASTIISHIKKSRSLHIMCYIPVFCWITTTVLEDVLKSREGGVLPKTLTEMYIHFLVVQAKLKNVKYDGGAETDPHWSPESRKMVESLGKLAFEQLQKGNLIFYESDLTECGIDIRQASVYSGVFTQVFKEERGLYQDKVFCFVHLSVQEFLAALHVHLTFINSGANLLAEEQTTSQRSETRQESAATCFYQSAVNEALQSPNGHLDLFLRFLLGLSLQTNQTLLQGLLTQAENNSHTDQETVEYIKKKISENLSAERSINLFHSLNELNDHSLVEEIQQYLRSGSLSTDKLSPAQWSALVFILLSSEKDLDVFDLKKYSASEEALLRLLPVVKASNKALLTDCNLSERSCVALSSVLRSQSSSLRELDLSNNNLQDSGVKLLSAGLESPHCTLETLSLSGCLITEEGCVSLASALSSNPSHLRELDLSYNHPGASGEELVSAGLEDPHWRLDTLRLQPAEVRWLTPGLRKYSCELTLDPNTAHTKLKLSDNNMKVTRVEEDQSYPDHPDRFNCRPQLLCRNVLTGRCYWEVEWRGWVYISVCYRGINRRGYSYDCGFGGNDQSWSLICHDNGYSVRHNNRETVISSSSSSVSNRIAVYVDCPTGTLSFYRVSSDTLIHLHTFNTTFTQPLYAGFGFGLWSHGWPGSSVTLCSLEEGESPPLKETV; from the exons atggatcagtgtgaggacagagaggagggagtccctccctctaaaagctctctgtgtggggaacatgacagccagaccaaagctcagag AACAAGGAGACAGCATAGACCAGACCctcctgaacctgaacctgaacctgaacccagctgtgtgtccttgAAGAGCGACAAATCGATGCATTCACCGTTAGCCTTCAAAAATCAACATTCTTCACAGAAAGA GAGGAAGCTGGACAaacctgaacccagctgtgtgtccttcaAGAGCGACGAGTCAATACATTCACCATTACTCTTCAAAAATCAACATTCTTCACAGAAAAA AGTGGaccaggagagctcagaggttcccagtggtcagtctgcccagcagcatcaaacacacctggactccatatttatg ctgctggaggaaaaCATTGTCACTTTTGTGAAGAatgagctgaagaagatgcagaaggttCTGCATTCAGATTACCCAGAAAGCTTAGAGagtcagagggaggatgaggaggtgttggatggtgaggaggaaaagcagaggaggagcagcagagaggcatttctgaagatcacactgcacttcctgaggagaatgaagcaggaggagctggctgaccgtctgcagagca AAACTCCTGTTTCAATTGGTCAACGTGAActcaagtctaacctgaaggagaagttccagtgtgtgtttgaggggattggtaaagcaggaaacccaacccttctgaatcagatatacacagagctctacatcacagagggagggactgcagaggtcaatgatgaacatgaggtcagacagattgaaacatcatccaggaaaccagacaAACCAGAAACAGCAATCAGaaaagaagacatctttaaagcctcacctggaagagatgaaccaatcagaacagtgataaCAAAGGGAatggctggcattgggaaaacagtcttaacacagaagttcaccctggactgggctgaagacaaagccaaccaggacatacagttcacatttccattcactttcagagagctaaatgtgctgaaagagaaaaagtacagcttggtggaacttgttcatcacttctttactgaaaccaaagaagcaggaatctgcaggtttgaagagttccaggttgtgttcatctttgacggtctggatgagtgtcgacttcctctggacttccacaacaatgagatcctgactgatgtcaCAGAGTCCActtcagtggatgtgctgctgacaaacctcatcaggggaaaactgcttccctctgctcgcctctggataaccacacgacctgcagcagccaatcaaatccctcctgagtgtgttggcatggtgacagaggtcagagggttcactgacccacagaaggaggagtacttcaggaagcGATACAGAAATGAGGAGCAGGCCAGCaccatcatctcccacatcaagaaatcacgaagcctccacatcatgtgctacatcccagtcttctgctggatcactactacagttctggaggatgtgttgaaaagcagagagggaggagtgctgcccaagaccctgactgagatgtacatccacttcctggtggttcaggCCAAACTTAAGAAtgtcaagtatgatggaggagctgagacagatccacactggagtccagagagcaggaagatggttgagtctctgggaaaactggcttttgagcagctgcagaaaggcaatctgatcttctatgaatcagacctgacagagtgtggcattGATATCAGACAagcctcagtgtactcaggagtgttcacacaggtctttaaagaggagagagggctgtaccaggacaaggtgttctgctttgtccatctgagtgttcaggagtttctggctgctcttcatgtccatctgacattcatcaactctggagccaatctgctggcagaagaacaaacaacatcccaGAGGTCTGAAACTAGACAAGAATCTGCAGCGACATGtttctaccagagtgctgtgaATGAGGCCTTacagagtccaaatggacacctggacttgttcctccgcttcctcctgggtctttctctgcagaccaatcagactctctTACAAGGCCTGCTGACACAGGCAGAAAACAACTCACACACAGATCAGGAAACAGTCGAatacatcaagaagaagatcagtgagaatctgtctgcagagagaagcatcaatctgttccactctctgaatgaactgaatgatcatTCTttagtggaggagatccaacagtacctgagatcaggaagtctctccacagataaactgtctcctgctcagtggtcagccctggtcttcatcttactgtcatcagaaaaagatctggacgtgtttgacctgaagaaatactctgcttcagaggaggctcttctgaggctgctaccagtggtcaaagcctccaacaaagctTT gctgactgactgtaacctctcagagagaagctgtgtggctctgtcctcagttctcaggtCACAGTCttctagtctgagagagcttgatctGAGTAATAACAACCTGCAAGATTCAGGAGTTAAGCtactgtctgctggactggagagtccacactgtacactggaaactctcag cctgtcaggatgtctgatcacagaggaaggctgtgtttctctggcctcagctctgagctccaacccctcccatctgagagagctggacttgagctacaatcatccaggagccTCAGGAGAGGAGCTggtgtctgctggactggaggacccacactggagactggacactctcag gctgcagcctgctgaAGTCCGATGGTTGACACCAGgtctgaggaagt attcctgtgaactcacactggatccaaacacagcacacacaaaactcaaactgtctgacaacaacatgAAGGTGACACGTGTGGAGgaggatcagtcatatcctgatcatccagacagatttaaCTGCaggcctcagctgctgtgtagaaatgttttgactggtcgctgttattGGGAAGTTGAGTGGAGAGGATGGGTTTATATATCAGTGTGTTACAGAGGAATCAACAGGAGAGGATACAGTTATGACTGTGGATTTGGAGggaatgatcagtcctggagtctgatCTGCCATGATAATGGTTACTCTGTCCGTCACAATAACAGGGAAACagtcatctcctcctcctcctcctctgtctctaacagaatagcagtgtatgtggactgtccaactggcactctgtccttctacagagtctcctctgacacactgatccacctccacaccttcaacaccacattcactcagcctctgtatgcTGGGTTTGGGTTTGGGCTGTGGTCACACGGCTGGCCTGGTTCCTCAGTGACTCTGTGTTCTCTGGAGGAGGGAGAGTCTCCTCCTCTTAAAGAAACCGTCTAA
- the LOC122976078 gene encoding frizzled-7-like — protein sequence MAVGRTWRWVWVCALAAVLFQPCSSQYEKGISIPEHGFCQPISIPLCTDIAYNQTIMPNLLGHTNQEDAGLEVHQFYPLVKVQCSMDLKFFLCSMYAPVCTVLEQAIPPCRSLCERARQGCEALMNKFGFQWPERLRCENFPVHGAGEICVGQNTTDTDGPTSDPTPNIPKFVTLPPHVRTNQPFSCPLQLQVPTYLNYHFLGVKDCGAPCEASKPNGLMYFREEELKFGRLWVGIWSILCCVSTLFTVLTYLVDMRRFRYPERPIIFLSGCYFMVAVAYAAGFLLEDKVVCIDKFKDDGYKMVAQGTKKEGCTILFMILYFFGMASSIWWVILSLTWFLSAGMKWGHEAIEANSQYFHLAAWAVPAVKTITILAMGQVDGDLLTGVCYVGIYNVDALRGFVLAPLFVYLFIGTSFLLAGFVSLFRIRTVMKQDGTKTEKLEKLMVRIGVFSVLYTVPATIVIACYFYEQAFRPQWERTWHMQTCKRFAVPCPAGNFAPMTPDFTVLMIKYLMTMIVGITSGFWIWSEKTLQSWCRFYKRLSNNNQGETTV from the coding sequence ATGGCGGTGGGGAGAACCTGGCGGTGGGTTTGGGTTTGTGCTCTGGCCGCTGTGCTGTTCCAGCCATGCTCCAGTCAGTATGAGAAGGGGATTTCCATCCCAGAGCATGGCTTCTGCCAGCCCATCTCCATCCCCCTCTGCACCGATATCGCCTACAACCAGACCATCATGCCCAACCTGCTGGGCCACACCAACCAGGAGGATGCTGGGCTGGAGGTCCACCAGTTTTACCCATTAGTCAAAGTTCAGTGCTCCATGGACCTGAAGTTCTTCCTGTGCTCGATGtatgctccagtctgcacagTTCTGGAGCAGGCCATCCCGCCCTGCAGGTCTCTGTGTGAGCGGGCTCGGCAGGGCTGTGAAGCactcatgaataaatttggctTCCAGTGGCCAGAGAGACTTCGATGCGAGAACTTTCCTGTCCACGGCGCCGGAGAGATCTGCGTGGGTCAGAACACAACAGACACCGACGGCCCCACCTCAGATCCGACCCCGAACATCCCTAAGTTTGTGACTTTGCCGCCACATGTCCGGACCAACCAGCCCTTCTCCTGCCCCCTGCAGCTCCAGGTGCCCACCTACCTCAATTACCATTTCCTGGGGGTTAAGGACTGTGGCGCACCCTGCGAGGCCTCCAAGCCCAACGGACTGATGTATTTTCGTGAGGAGGAGTTGAAGTTTGGCCGGCTCTGGGTTGGGATCTGGTCTATTCTGTGCTGTGTGAGCACGCTCTTCACCGTACTCACCTACCTGGTGGACATGCGAAGGTTTCGCTACCCAGAGAGGCCAATCATCTTCCTGTCCGGCTGCTACTTCATGGTGGCGGTGGCATACGCCGCCGGCTTTCTGCTGGAGGATAAAGTGGTGTGTATCGACAAGTTCAAGGACGATGGATATAAGATGGTGGCTCAGGGAACCAAGAAAGAAGGCTGCACCATCCTGTTCATGATCCTGTACTTCTTTGGCATGGCGAGCTCCATCTGGTGGGTGATCCTGTCGCTCACCTGGTTCCTGTCTGCGGGGATGAAGTGGGGTCACGAGGCCATTGAAGCCAACTCTCAGTATTTCCACCTGGCAGCGTGGGCAGTGCCGGCGGTAAAGACCATCACCATCCTGGCCATGGGGCAGGTGGACGGGGATCTGCTGACCGGTGTGTGTTACGTCGGAATCTACAATGTGGACGCCCTGCGTGGCTTCGTCCTGGCACCGCTTTTTGTCTACCTCTTCATCGGTACTTCCTTCCTGCTGGCGGGCTTCGTGTCACTCTTCCGCATCCGCACTGTCATGAAGCAAGATGGCACCAAGACGGAGAAGCTGGAGAAGCTGATGGTGCGAATTGGCGTGTTCAGCGTGCTGTACACGGTGCCTGCCACCATCGTCATTGCCTGCTACTTCTACGAGCAGGCCTTTCGGCCGCAGTGGGAGCGAACATGGCACATGCAGACATGCAAACGCTTTGCCGTGCCGTGCCCGGCAGGAAACTTTGCGCCGATGACACCGGACTTCACCGTGCTCATGATCAAGTACCTAATGACCATGATCGTGGGCATCACGTCTGGCTTCTGGATCTGGTCGGAGAAGACGCTGCAGTCGTGGTGCAGGTTTTATAAAAGACTGAGCAACAACAACCAGGGAGAGACGACAGTGTAG